The following nucleotide sequence is from Betaproteobacteria bacterium.
GCGGTAGCGCATGCTGAGCCGCCCGCGCTCGGACGCCATGCGGGCATAGACCCGCGCGCGATTCTGCTTGGGAAAATCGAAGCTCTGCAACTGCACACCGGCGATTTCGATGCCATAGTCTCGCAAGGCGGCCGTTCGGCACTTGTCCGTGACTTCGGAAAGTATGGCTTCGGCGCGATAAACGCCGGAATCGGCCGATACGAACGAGGCAAGCGCATTGCGCCCGATGGCAGCTCCTAGTTCCGCGAACAAGATGTCCGCGAGGCGCGACTGCGCCCCAGCCAGGTCAAAAACCGTTTCGAAGAATTTCTGGGGCTCGGCGATACGCCACGTAATCGTTCCCGCCGCGACGACGGCGGTCTTCTCGATGGTGAGAAACTCGCTGGAGGCCGGGGTAAAGGCATCCAAGCGGTTATCGAAGAACCGCACGCTCTCGTAGGGAAGCTTGAAACCCAATCCTGGGTGCTTCACCACCTGAACGGGTTTTCCGAAGGCCGTCACGACAGCGTATTGCGCGCTGTCCACGACGAAAAGGCAGGCGCGCACCGCGAGCGCCGCCAGGACCGCGAATGCGATCCAAACACTTGCTCTCCTTAAGTGGCGGCGGTTGTGGTCGCCGGCCGTACCCTCGATCCCCTCCATCTCCTCTCTCCACTGATAGACCCGAGTGGCCGTCTTCTGGCGGGCTTATTTGTTTCGCATACTCCGCGCTGGCATTTGAGTACGCCTGAAGTCCAAAGTCAAGCCTGGAGCTAAGCGCGCTATGCTGAGGCATACTTCGTGGACTATATGACCGCTGGAGGAGAGTTGAAATGGAAAACACCACCTGGCAACCCAGCATGCGCTACCCCGACCCAGCCATTCAGATCATCGATGAAAGCTTCGCCAAGTACCACGTGAAGCTCGCGGCCGTGGAGCGCATCGCCCATGGATTTCGCTGGGCGGAAGGCCCGGCGTGGTTTGGCGACGGGCGCTACTTGTTGTGGAGCGACATCCCCAACAACCGCATCATGAAGTGGGAGGAGGAGACGGGCGCCGTCAGCGTGTACCGCAAGCCGTCCGCTTACGCCAACGGCAATACGCGCGACCGCCAGGGGCGGCTGGTCACCTGCGAGCATGGCGGGCGCCGCGTCATCCGCACGGAGTACGACGGCAGCACGAGCGTGATCGCCGATCGTTATCAGGGCAAGCGGCTGAACTCGCCCAATGACGTAGTGGTGAAATCCGATGGCTCCATCTGGTTCACGGACCCGCCCTTTGGGTTGCTGAGTTACTACGAGGGCTATCGCGCCGAGCAGGAACTGCCCATGAATGTCTATCGCGTGGACGGCGCGAGCGGCGCGATGAGCGTCGTGGAAAGCGAGGTGAACCGCCCCAACGGACTATGCTTCTCGCCTGATGAATCCCTACTCTATCTGGTGGAATCGGGCAGCACGCCGCGCAACGTTTACGTCTACGACGTGGTGGATGGCGGCAAACGCCTCGCCAACCGCCGCAAGTACACCGACGTTGGAGCGGGCTCGCCGGACGGCATGCGTTGCGATACCGACGGCAATCTCTGGATGGGCTGGGGCATGGGCAGCGCGGCCCTCGACGGAATCTGCATCTTCAACCCCGCCGGCAAACTCATCGGCCGCATCAACCTGCCCGAGCGCTGCGCCAACCTATGCTTCGGCGGCCTTCACCGCAACCGCCTGTTCATGGCCGCGAGCCAAAGCGTGTATGCGCTCTACGTCAACACGCAAGGTGCGGCGGGGGGGTGAACCCAAGAAAGTCTCACCACAGAGACACAGAGGCACAGAGAGGAAACCGATAAATTAATGAGATAACACCGCGATCAGGCTCACCTTGCGAACGCATGAGCAACTGGTATTGACGAAATTGTTTTTCTCTGCGCCTCTTTAGTTCAATGGCATTTTTTATTTAACGAGATCCCGGTACGCGTGCCAGGTGGCATGGCCAATCCAAGGCAAGATGACAATCAATCCGAGGAGGAAGGTCGCGAATCCGATGGCCGTTAGTGCCGCGATGAGCGCGGCCCACACCAGCATGGCGCCAGGATTGAGCACCACGGCCTTCGCGCTAGCCAGAATCGCGGTGCCGGTCGCGGTGCCGCGGTGAAAGATCATGGGCGCGGATATCACGGAGATCACGAATGCCGCCATCGCGAATATGGCGCCAGTACCAAAATAGGCCAGCACGAAATCGGCATTGCGCGCATCGAATACGGTGTTAAGCGCGCTGTGCGTGATGGCGAGCGGAGAACCGTCCAATACGGCATGGAACAGCGTGCGCGAAACGCCCGCCCAAGCCAGCGCGAGCGCGGCGAGTATCACGCCCAACCACGCGAGCGACTTGGCGCCCTTCATGGCGGCGTCGAGCGAGGCATCGAAAGTAGTAGCTTCACGTGCCCGGCGGCGCCGGGAAAGTTCGTAGAATGCCGCCCCTACCACGGGACCCACCAGCAAGAAGCCGGAGATGGCGGCGGCCAGCAGATCCGCGTCGGTACTGGTCAGCAGCAAGATTACCCAGCCAAAGGTGGCAAGAAGCAGCCCGTGACCAAGACTCGCGCCGGGATGGTGGCGCAAATCTTCCCATCCAAGCTTTAGCCAGTGGAAGGGGCGTAGAGTGCCAGTGTGATGAATATGAGGAAGCGATACCGAATGATTCGCGCCGATGGCGGATTGATTCATGATGGATCTCCTTACCGGGGAATTGACAAAGCGTTCGGGTGTCCGAACGCTACGGTTCCTCTCGTGGGAAGACCAGCATACGCTTTTTCTCTACTGTCCGCATAAGCCGCTCGATAAACTTACCACCACTGGAAAATGAAAATTAGATCCGCGCTTCTATTCGCGCTCTGTTCCACTTTCGTTAGCGCGGCACCTCCCTATGAGCGCCCGGCGGGAGTCGCCGAGGATAAGGAACCGCTTATCGTGGCGGGCTACCGGGCGTTGTTCACTTGCTCCGCGCACTTCATCGCGGGCCGTCCGCTTGACGATATCGAACGCGTGGAACTGGTGGACGTGGCAAGTCTCGGATACCCGGACCCCGTGATCGATGAAGCGCGCAAGCGGGTAAGCGCCAGCGATATTTCCGGTGACATCGTT
It contains:
- a CDS encoding protease modulator HflC, translated to MEGIEGTAGDHNRRHLRRASVWIAFAVLAALAVRACLFVVDSAQYAVVTAFGKPVQVVKHPGLGFKLPYESVRFFDNRLDAFTPASSEFLTIEKTAVVAAGTITWRIAEPQKFFETVFDLAGAQSRLADILFAELGAAIGRNALASFVSADSGVYRAEAILSEVTDKCRTAALRDYGIEIAGVQLQSFDFPKQNRARVYARMASERGRLSMRYRSEGEEEGSKVRAAADREKTRILSESLKLAQQHRGEGEAQAARIYAQTLAQSPEFYRFMRTMEASRTLLPKSTTLVLPLDSELFGLLTQSGYFGGGARRQARAKEGAMR
- a CDS encoding SMP-30/gluconolactonase/LRE family protein, translating into MENTTWQPSMRYPDPAIQIIDESFAKYHVKLAAVERIAHGFRWAEGPAWFGDGRYLLWSDIPNNRIMKWEEETGAVSVYRKPSAYANGNTRDRQGRLVTCEHGGRRVIRTEYDGSTSVIADRYQGKRLNSPNDVVVKSDGSIWFTDPPFGLLSYYEGYRAEQELPMNVYRVDGASGAMSVVESEVNRPNGLCFSPDESLLYLVESGSTPRNVYVYDVVDGGKRLANRRKYTDVGAGSPDGMRCDTDGNLWMGWGMGSAALDGICIFNPAGKLIGRINLPERCANLCFGGLHRNRLFMAASQSVYALYVNTQGAAGG
- a CDS encoding DUF2189 domain-containing protein translates to MNQSAIGANHSVSLPHIHHTGTLRPFHWLKLGWEDLRHHPGASLGHGLLLATFGWVILLLTSTDADLLAAAISGFLLVGPVVGAAFYELSRRRRAREATTFDASLDAAMKGAKSLAWLGVILAALALAWAGVSRTLFHAVLDGSPLAITHSALNTVFDARNADFVLAYFGTGAIFAMAAFVISVISAPMIFHRGTATGTAILASAKAVVLNPGAMLVWAALIAALTAIGFATFLLGLIVILPWIGHATWHAYRDLVK